One genomic window of Halovivax cerinus includes the following:
- a CDS encoding class I SAM-dependent methyltransferase, whose amino-acid sequence MPHRRDVRDTYERIGSHFATTREYAWPEVDDFVADVTRERTFDRGLDLGCGNCRHAEVLAGHVDRVVGVDASRALLDAGRERARTNDFLDTLSPVQGDAASLALRTDAVDLAVYVATLHHLPTRTLRRRSLDELARVLTSDGRALVSAWSTAHDRFEDASASDESGFDTSIEWTLPGGETVDRFYHVYAPAAFESDLAESDLQLREWEVSSGNCYARVAGAP is encoded by the coding sequence ATGCCACACCGGCGCGACGTCCGCGACACGTACGAACGCATCGGGAGCCACTTCGCGACGACGCGCGAGTACGCCTGGCCCGAGGTCGACGACTTCGTCGCGGACGTGACGCGCGAACGGACGTTCGATCGCGGTCTCGATCTCGGGTGTGGCAACTGCCGCCACGCCGAGGTACTCGCCGGTCACGTCGACCGTGTCGTCGGGGTCGACGCGAGTCGCGCGTTGCTAGACGCCGGTCGTGAACGCGCGCGGACCAACGACTTTCTGGATACTCTGTCACCCGTCCAGGGCGACGCTGCGTCGCTGGCGCTCCGGACCGACGCGGTCGATCTGGCCGTCTACGTCGCGACGCTGCATCACCTGCCGACGCGAACCCTCCGCCGTCGCAGTCTCGACGAACTCGCACGCGTTCTCACGTCGGACGGCCGCGCCCTGGTGAGCGCCTGGAGCACCGCCCACGACCGGTTCGAGGACGCGTCGGCGTCCGACGAGAGCGGCTTCGATACATCGATCGAGTGGACGCTTCCTGGCGGCGAGACCGTCGATCGGTTCTACCACGTCTACGCGCCCGCAGCGTTCGAATCGGACCTCGCGGAGAGCGACCTCCAGCTCCGCGAGTGGGAGGTGTCGAGCGGCAACTGCTATGCCCGAGTCGCGGGCGCTCCGTGA
- the fen gene encoding flap endonuclease-1 — protein sequence MGNAALRDIASIEPIAFDELGGSVVAVDAHNWLYRYLTTTVKWTNSDVYTTADGTEVANLVGMVQGLPKFFEHDIVPVMVFDGGPSELKTDEIESRREQRESYEEQLEIAREEGDQVAIAQLESYTQRLTPTIQETSRELLRLLDVPVVEAPAEGEAQAANIVRNGDADYVGSEDYDALLFGSPRTLRQLTSNGDPELMDLQATLDDHDLTLEQLIDVAIMIGTDFNGGVDGIGPKTALSLIGEYGDLWSALEARGDHVEYGDRVRQLFRDPNVTDAYEFTTDLDPDVEAARDYVCGEWDVDADEVARGFERIEDSLVQSGLDRWTS from the coding sequence ATGGGAAACGCAGCACTTCGAGACATCGCGTCGATCGAGCCGATCGCGTTCGACGAACTCGGGGGATCGGTCGTCGCGGTCGACGCGCACAACTGGCTCTACCGGTACCTGACGACGACGGTGAAGTGGACGAACTCGGACGTCTACACGACGGCGGACGGGACGGAGGTCGCGAACCTCGTGGGCATGGTCCAGGGGCTCCCGAAGTTCTTCGAACACGACATCGTTCCGGTGATGGTATTCGACGGCGGTCCCTCCGAACTCAAAACTGACGAGATCGAATCTCGCCGCGAACAACGCGAGTCCTACGAGGAACAGCTCGAAATCGCTCGCGAGGAAGGCGACCAGGTCGCCATCGCACAGCTCGAGTCCTACACGCAGCGACTCACTCCGACGATCCAGGAGACGAGCCGCGAACTCCTCAGGTTGCTCGACGTTCCGGTGGTCGAGGCGCCGGCCGAAGGCGAAGCGCAGGCGGCGAATATCGTCCGGAACGGCGATGCCGACTACGTCGGATCGGAAGACTACGACGCGTTGCTCTTTGGCTCGCCTCGAACGCTACGCCAGCTCACCAGCAACGGTGACCCGGAACTGATGGACCTCCAGGCGACCCTCGACGATCACGACCTCACGCTCGAACAGCTGATCGACGTCGCGATCATGATCGGGACGGACTTCAACGGTGGCGTCGACGGGATCGGTCCGAAGACGGCGCTCTCGTTGATCGGTGAATACGGTGACCTCTGGAGCGCCCTGGAGGCCCGCGGTGATCACGTCGAGTACGGCGACCGAGTACGCCAGCTGTTTCGCGATCCGAACGTGACCGACGCCTACGAGTTCACGACCGACCTCGATCCGGACGTCGAGGCGGCCCGCGACTACGTCTGTGGGGAGTGGGACGTCGACGCCGACGAGGTCGCCCGTGGGTTCGAACGGATCGAAGACTCGCTTGTGCAGTCGGGGCTCGACCGTTGGACGTCGTAA
- a CDS encoding ParB/RepB/Spo0J family partition protein — protein sequence MNPFNNTLDWSFRGKYVRVHGTNRVYEGWVDRIHHKRSSVVLHDATDVTGEEARAIGSVYIRVVETIEVLSPSKVIELVPVEEIEASPDHDFDFEASDRDMRAAYRDRFTGGYPVVRPIDDPDRASYELLNGHKRIEACRRVGLDSHPVEIVEVTDEEARELFELAHREQTACEDTESSVRTDPGASDECDLANETGANDDSTGDPDTDDETNDGRDDGRTTLEHTDGG from the coding sequence ATGAACCCCTTCAACAATACGCTCGACTGGAGTTTTCGCGGGAAGTACGTCCGCGTCCACGGGACGAACCGCGTCTACGAGGGGTGGGTCGATCGGATCCACCACAAGCGATCGAGCGTGGTACTCCACGACGCGACCGACGTCACCGGCGAGGAGGCTCGTGCGATCGGGTCGGTCTACATCCGCGTCGTGGAGACGATCGAGGTTCTCTCGCCGTCGAAGGTCATCGAACTCGTCCCGGTCGAAGAGATCGAAGCGTCCCCCGATCACGACTTCGACTTCGAGGCGTCGGACCGGGACATGCGAGCCGCCTATCGTGACCGGTTCACCGGCGGATATCCCGTCGTTCGTCCGATCGACGACCCCGATCGAGCGTCCTACGAGTTGCTAAACGGGCACAAGCGGATCGAAGCGTGTCGCCGCGTCGGACTCGATTCGCACCCGGTCGAGATCGTCGAGGTGACCGACGAGGAGGCCAGAGAGCTGTTCGAACTCGCCCATCGCGAACAGACGGCCTGCGAGGACACCGAGTCGTCTGTCCGGACCGATCCCGGGGCATCCGACGAGTGCGACCTCGCCAACGAGACCGGCGCGAACGACGACTCCACCGGAGACCCGGACACGGACGACGAAACGAACGACGGCCGAGACGACGGACGGACGACCCTCGAACACACCGACGGGGGCTGA
- a CDS encoding MFS transporter, protein MTAPRIVRALCQGYTGTLADTVGRRPLLGVAALLYVAAAAIVPLTTSFYPLIACALVFGVADACRVPASVALFTEIGTASRALTSLSLRSLLWKPGAVLAPLLAGLIHDYATIGLVFYATAAVVLVSVTVAAWLDASQSMVRSASPSVIGGRSTEYYRFRLT, encoded by the coding sequence CTGACGGCCCCTCGGATCGTCCGGGCGCTCTGCCAGGGGTATACCGGGACGCTCGCAGACACCGTCGGGCGCCGACCGCTACTCGGTGTCGCCGCGCTCTTGTACGTCGCTGCAGCGGCGATCGTTCCGTTAACGACGTCGTTCTACCCACTGATCGCCTGTGCGCTCGTATTCGGTGTCGCCGACGCGTGTCGCGTCCCGGCAAGCGTCGCGCTCTTCACCGAGATTGGAACAGCGTCCCGAGCCCTCACCTCGCTGTCGCTTCGGAGTTTGCTCTGGAAACCTGGCGCCGTCCTCGCGCCGTTACTTGCCGGCCTCATCCACGATTACGCCACGATCGGGCTCGTCTTCTACGCGACCGCGGCAGTCGTGCTCGTGAGCGTGACTGTCGCCGCCTGGCTCGACGCGTCCCAATCGATGGTTCGCTCCGCCTCTCCCTCAGTGATCGGCGGCCGTTCAACAGAGTATTATAGGTTTAGGTTGACCTAA
- a CDS encoding ABC transporter substrate-binding protein, with the protein MRRRTFIAGATGVASGIVSGCLTKAGDEPDETTGSYTVSMEPMGTVSFDEPPEDWVALLPSYADMGIALDVGQTLGIQLPYRYASHVYEELPGVEYDPDDVRTLYQNGVDKELFYAMQADVHFMEPKQMIQWYGWSRADVADIETNVGPFFGNFIRRRSDDWHEYRYYSLYEAFEKIASVFQREDRFRQFKSFHDDFLADIQDRLPKDTPEAALVYPADEPPERFYPYGLNDGGVGKKQWRDLNLRDAFEGTDIGHYAGDTTLEVGFEALLDTDPDVLLVRGQETKDRAAFEKTIVEHLEDHAVASKLTAVRNGDVYQGGYLDQGPIINLFQTEQAAKRIFADEFTEDELFDRQQLADIILGTA; encoded by the coding sequence ATGCGCCGAAGAACGTTCATTGCAGGGGCGACGGGTGTCGCATCAGGAATCGTCAGCGGCTGTCTCACCAAAGCCGGCGACGAGCCGGACGAAACGACCGGCTCCTACACCGTCTCGATGGAACCGATGGGGACGGTATCGTTCGACGAACCGCCGGAAGACTGGGTCGCGCTATTGCCGAGCTACGCGGACATGGGAATAGCACTCGACGTGGGCCAAACGCTCGGAATCCAGTTACCGTACCGCTACGCGTCGCACGTCTACGAGGAGTTGCCAGGCGTAGAGTACGATCCGGACGACGTGCGAACCCTCTATCAGAACGGCGTCGACAAGGAGCTCTTCTACGCGATGCAGGCCGACGTTCACTTCATGGAGCCAAAGCAGATGATTCAGTGGTACGGCTGGTCCAGAGCGGACGTTGCCGACATCGAGACCAACGTCGGTCCGTTCTTTGGGAACTTCATTCGACGGCGTAGCGACGACTGGCACGAGTACCGCTACTACTCCCTCTACGAAGCGTTCGAGAAGATAGCCAGCGTGTTCCAGCGCGAGGATCGCTTTCGGCAGTTCAAATCGTTCCACGACGACTTCCTCGCCGACATTCAGGACCGACTGCCGAAGGATACACCCGAAGCTGCGCTCGTCTATCCGGCCGACGAACCACCCGAGCGGTTCTACCCATACGGGCTCAACGACGGGGGCGTCGGCAAGAAACAGTGGCGGGACCTGAACCTTCGGGACGCCTTCGAGGGAACCGACATCGGCCACTACGCGGGAGATACGACCCTCGAAGTCGGCTTCGAAGCGCTCCTCGATACCGATCCGGACGTACTCCTCGTGCGCGGCCAAGAGACGAAAGACCGCGCAGCCTTCGAGAAAACCATCGTCGAACATCTCGAAGACCACGCGGTTGCCAGCAAACTCACGGCCGTCCGAAACGGGGACGTCTATCAGGGCGGCTACCTCGACCAGGGGCCGATCATCAATCTCTTCCAGACCGAACAGGCAGCCAAACGGATCTTCGCCGACGAGTTCACCGAGGATGAACTCTTCGACCGACAGCAACTCGCAGACATCATCCTCGGCACCGCCTGA
- a CDS encoding NAD(P)/FAD-dependent oxidoreductase: MHVAVLGAGYAGLAVARRLEHLLPTACEVTIVADSPDHIVRHELHRVIRRPTVANDIAVSLPSVLDRARVRVSTVERVDREQRVVHLSRGSLEYDYCVICLGTETAFHGLDDVRERATPLKRFSHAFVIRRDVLETIDSTTGAVRVVVCGAGLSGVQVAGELTALAAERGVDDRVAVTLLEQRDRVAPGFPEPFGDAIERALTDAGVDVVTGTRVTGADEASLRVSGTDEASVTVSGDDAVRFDQLVWTGGIRGPDALDGDRTPVGPDLRLDAHAFGCGDAVTVTDANGATVPASAQSARREARVAAANVATLVERDLMGRAAAEPALRRFRFASPGWVVSVGDDAVAWIGSQVLTGTSARAAKATVGATYLAKLGERRRALSLLRTELGADVGGSNDT; encoded by the coding sequence ATGCACGTCGCGGTCCTCGGTGCGGGATACGCCGGCCTCGCGGTCGCCAGACGGCTCGAACACCTCCTGCCGACTGCGTGTGAGGTGACGATCGTCGCGGACTCGCCCGACCATATCGTCCGACACGAGCTCCACCGGGTGATCCGCCGACCCACGGTCGCGAACGACATCGCGGTGTCGCTGCCATCGGTGTTGGATCGAGCGCGGGTTCGCGTCTCGACGGTCGAACGGGTCGACCGCGAGCAACGGGTCGTCCACCTCTCGAGGGGGTCGCTCGAGTACGACTACTGCGTGATCTGTCTGGGGACGGAGACGGCGTTTCACGGCCTCGACGACGTCCGCGAACGGGCGACGCCGCTGAAACGATTCTCCCACGCGTTCGTCATCCGGCGGGACGTTCTCGAGACGATCGATTCGACGACGGGAGCCGTCCGCGTCGTCGTCTGCGGTGCCGGACTGTCCGGAGTTCAGGTCGCCGGTGAACTCACAGCCCTCGCGGCGGAACGGGGTGTGGACGATCGGGTGGCCGTCACCCTCCTCGAACAGCGCGATCGCGTCGCTCCGGGGTTCCCCGAACCCTTCGGAGACGCCATCGAACGCGCCCTCACCGACGCCGGCGTCGACGTCGTGACGGGAACGAGGGTGACGGGAGCCGACGAGGCGTCGCTTCGGGTCTCAGGAACTGACGAGGCGTCGGTGACGGTCTCGGGAGACGACGCCGTTCGGTTCGATCAACTCGTCTGGACGGGCGGTATCCGCGGCCCCGACGCACTCGACGGCGACCGCACACCCGTCGGTCCCGACTTGCGACTCGACGCACACGCCTTCGGGTGTGGCGACGCCGTGACCGTGACGGACGCGAACGGAGCGACCGTCCCCGCGAGCGCGCAGTCGGCCCGCCGCGAGGCACGGGTCGCTGCAGCGAACGTTGCAACCCTCGTGGAACGAGACCTGATGGGGCGGGCGGCCGCAGAACCCGCACTACGGAGATTTCGATTCGCCTCGCCGGGCTGGGTCGTCAGCGTCGGCGACGACGCGGTCGCGTGGATCGGATCGCAGGTGCTAACCGGAACCTCAGCGAGAGCGGCGAAGGCGACGGTCGGAGCGACGTACCTGGCGAAACTCGGCGAACGACGACGGGCACTCTCGCTCCTCCGGACGGAACTGGGAGCGGACGTCGGTGGTTCGAACGACACGTGA
- a CDS encoding IucA/IucC family C-terminal-domain containing protein encodes MRAAALLAHGPLTDRPLLDSLVPEGGADAAAAFLRRYAEAIVPDALRLLVAYGVGLEAHLQNCVVVFDEWKPKRVLVRDYGGLRLCTDRLAEHGCEFEPYPGSVTVDEGVEPAYDKLTYALFQNHLAELVRVLVRYRSIDESRCWALLSEIVADTLAELRQDGIPDEWVADAETVLYDATWNYKCLTTMRLTDRSHHYALESVPNPLCPPER; translated from the coding sequence ATGAGAGCGGCGGCCCTGCTTGCTCACGGACCGCTCACCGATCGGCCACTGCTCGATTCACTGGTCCCCGAGGGCGGTGCGGACGCAGCGGCAGCGTTCCTTCGGCGATACGCCGAGGCGATCGTTCCCGACGCACTTCGGCTACTCGTCGCGTATGGCGTCGGGCTCGAGGCCCACCTGCAAAACTGCGTCGTCGTCTTCGACGAGTGGAAACCGAAGCGAGTACTCGTCCGCGATTACGGCGGGCTCCGCCTGTGTACGGACCGTCTCGCCGAACACGGATGCGAGTTCGAACCGTACCCTGGCTCGGTCACGGTCGACGAGGGGGTGGAGCCGGCGTACGACAAGCTGACGTACGCACTGTTTCAGAACCATCTCGCGGAGCTCGTTCGGGTTCTCGTTCGCTACCGGTCGATCGACGAATCCCGGTGCTGGGCACTTCTCTCCGAGATCGTCGCCGACACATTGGCGGAGTTGCGACAGGACGGGATCCCCGACGAGTGGGTCGCCGACGCCGAAACCGTCCTGTACGACGCCACGTGGAACTACAAGTGCCTGACGACGATGCGACTCACCGACCGGTCCCACCACTATGCCTTGGAGTCCGTTCCGAATCCGTTGTGTCCACCGGAGCGATAA
- a CDS encoding HTTM domain-containing protein, with product MAGIQSDGWFDVGASVRSRVPSAVTARLGIDIRAIAAYRIGLGLVALFDLLVFRVPGIGTFYTDRGVLPRSTLAEVSPALVRWSLHAVSGAAWVQAVLMGITVLVAGCVLVGYRSRIASVLLASLLISMYARNPYLVNGGDTVLISLLALAAFLPLDGRWAVRPRGPRPTDRFSAGSNRYVSTATAVLLVHVVVIYAINAALKFQSDAWMRGVAVRQIFGLAELVYLLGPALAASPGVLTVINWLWIGTLTASVGLIVFTGRLRIAIVGAYVGAHLGMALTMQLGAFPFVMIVAVCPYLPSGVWDPVDRFVSDRIQNTGLGTITDREGGTPRSRRVPSPDLPPAVHTGARVATAAALVSSLVVVGGWQLVAADVVETPAVDDEGPLASASWAFFAPNPQSTSHWYVASATTSSGATVDLVTGDPATFDRPADAMDRYPSTLWRRYGSKARGAGDAVAGAAVAYACDRAPSDVESVTLYRVDQSVDANGPVGAPIPHELATRSCR from the coding sequence ATGGCGGGCATTCAGTCCGATGGGTGGTTCGACGTCGGGGCGAGTGTCCGATCGCGCGTCCCCTCTGCAGTGACCGCTCGGCTCGGGATCGACATCCGGGCTATCGCGGCCTATCGCATCGGTCTCGGGCTGGTCGCGCTGTTCGACCTGCTCGTCTTTCGCGTTCCGGGGATCGGGACCTTCTACACGGATCGGGGTGTGCTCCCGCGGTCGACCCTCGCCGAGGTGTCACCGGCGCTCGTCCGCTGGTCACTCCACGCGGTGAGCGGCGCTGCGTGGGTCCAGGCGGTGTTGATGGGTATCACGGTGCTCGTGGCCGGCTGTGTCCTCGTCGGATACCGCTCGCGGATCGCGTCGGTCCTCCTGGCTTCACTCCTGATCTCGATGTACGCGCGGAACCCGTACCTGGTCAACGGCGGCGACACCGTGTTGATCTCGCTGCTGGCGCTCGCCGCGTTCCTCCCGCTCGACGGTCGATGGGCCGTGCGTCCTCGCGGCCCGCGACCGACCGATCGGTTCTCGGCTGGTTCGAACCGATACGTCTCGACGGCGACGGCCGTGTTGCTGGTCCACGTCGTCGTGATCTACGCGATCAACGCCGCACTCAAATTCCAGAGCGACGCCTGGATGCGCGGCGTCGCCGTCCGCCAGATCTTCGGACTGGCGGAGCTGGTCTACCTGCTCGGGCCAGCCCTCGCGGCGTCCCCCGGTGTACTCACGGTGATCAACTGGCTCTGGATCGGGACGCTTACGGCGTCGGTGGGGCTGATCGTCTTCACTGGACGCCTCCGAATCGCGATCGTCGGCGCGTACGTCGGTGCCCACCTCGGCATGGCGCTGACCATGCAACTCGGGGCCTTCCCGTTCGTGATGATCGTCGCGGTGTGTCCGTATCTGCCGTCTGGCGTCTGGGACCCCGTCGATCGGTTCGTCAGTGATCGAATCCAAAACACCGGACTCGGGACGATCACCGACCGGGAGGGAGGGACCCCCCGATCGCGGCGAGTACCGAGTCCCGACCTCCCACCCGCCGTTCACACGGGTGCCAGGGTGGCGACGGCCGCCGCGCTCGTCAGTTCGCTCGTCGTCGTCGGCGGCTGGCAACTCGTCGCGGCGGACGTCGTCGAGACGCCGGCGGTCGACGACGAGGGGCCACTCGCCAGTGCGAGCTGGGCGTTCTTCGCACCGAACCCGCAGTCGACCTCACACTGGTACGTCGCCTCCGCGACGACGTCGTCAGGGGCGACCGTCGATCTCGTGACCGGCGATCCGGCCACGTTCGATCGACCGGCCGACGCCATGGACCGGTACCCGTCCACGCTCTGGCGGCGGTACGGCTCGAAAGCCAGGGGAGCCGGAGACGCGGTCGCGGGCGCGGCGGTAGCGTACGCCTGCGATCGAGCGCCGTCAGACGTCGAGTCGGTGACGCTCTATCGCGTCGATCAATCCGTCGATGCGAACGGCCCCGTTGGAGCGCCGATACCCCACGAACTCGCTACCCGGTCCTGCCGGTGA
- a CDS encoding GNAT family N-acetyltransferase, giving the protein MEFELLGWPADGPTLRLDHERFAYAGKFVMSSTGKAVVRDDGEVVAAVAFNADRTDAAVCWLRYVTVRRDSRASGIGPRLCAYVRDRALEREFDRLKIAVNNPYAYEALHRAGFGFTGEETGIAELVLTHPLPATPDERYRDGLELFRARDLTEEERSFVATRLERGRPEPSVAERS; this is encoded by the coding sequence GTGGAGTTCGAACTGCTCGGGTGGCCGGCCGACGGTCCGACCCTCAGACTCGATCACGAACGCTTCGCGTACGCCGGGAAGTTCGTCATGTCGTCGACGGGAAAGGCGGTCGTACGGGACGACGGTGAGGTGGTCGCGGCTGTCGCGTTCAACGCCGATCGAACCGACGCGGCCGTCTGCTGGCTCCGTTACGTCACCGTCAGACGGGATAGCCGGGCTTCGGGGATCGGTCCGCGACTCTGTGCGTACGTCCGGGACCGGGCCCTCGAACGCGAGTTCGACCGGCTCAAGATCGCCGTGAACAACCCCTACGCCTACGAGGCCCTCCATCGGGCCGGTTTCGGCTTTACCGGCGAAGAGACGGGGATCGCAGAGCTCGTTCTCACGCATCCGCTACCAGCCACGCCGGACGAGCGGTACCGTGACGGTCTCGAGCTGTTTCGAGCGCGCGATCTCACCGAGGAAGAGCGGTCGTTCGTTGCTACCCGCCTCGAGCGCGGCCGTCCCGAACCGTCGGTCGCCGAACGCTCGTAA
- a CDS encoding type II secretion system F family protein, with protein MTIAPFLPLAAVALGVLPFVLAQVSEPADRVLTRLSMVAFGQYVDEFRSEHPRRQAGLRAAHATATYREYGAMSFVYAIVAGVVGSVSGVYLLWGVLVVLGIDEATLRASVPTLLEPVSALATVPDASPATLLALFALASITLGVIVGGLTYWLRWWYPGYVASRRARAIEASLPSTVAFCFALSRSGMEFTEVIRIVARNGDAYGQAAAEFDVAVRNMDAFGADVTASLQLMGRRTASPQFREFTENLVSVLQSGHSLSSFLERQYHEFQEEAESQQESILSLLATLAEAYVTVLVAGPLFLITILVVIGFSVGDTADSLRALIYVVLPFGNLAFVVYLSTVTDSINPGSSTEPSVDGPASAGRSSGSGMTDGGTVATAEDTLDEGVHGESVEPTAIGPDRSPIRHRLSLYRRIRRFRTWLVSPLRTLVERPDRLLWITIPIAALVVASQVPRGLAAGVTAIEDVAVLAALFVMGTYAIVYERHRYRIDAIERSVPDLLDRLSSVNEAGMSVIASIRRVRQSDLGVLDDELDRLWADVRWGADLQTALWRFERRVRTRAVSRMVTLLTEAMNASGDLATVLRIASRQAQADLRLDRERKQVMTEYMVVVYVSFLVFVFIIAVLSAYLLPSLPTESVSSATGQQVDGPLSALGSTDTDVYMTLFYHATVIQGATSGFVAGQLASGDLRSGAKHATVMTLVGFVLFTLFL; from the coding sequence ATGACGATCGCTCCGTTCCTCCCGCTCGCCGCGGTAGCGCTGGGGGTCCTTCCGTTCGTGCTGGCCCAGGTGTCCGAGCCGGCCGATCGGGTCCTGACGCGATTGTCGATGGTCGCGTTCGGCCAGTACGTCGACGAGTTCCGGAGCGAGCATCCCCGCCGACAGGCCGGGTTGCGAGCCGCCCACGCGACGGCCACCTACCGGGAGTACGGCGCCATGTCGTTCGTATACGCGATCGTCGCGGGGGTCGTCGGGAGCGTCTCCGGGGTTTACCTCCTGTGGGGCGTCCTCGTGGTACTCGGAATCGACGAGGCCACGCTCCGGGCCTCGGTACCGACGCTCCTCGAACCGGTCTCGGCCCTCGCGACGGTTCCCGACGCGTCGCCGGCGACGCTTCTCGCCCTCTTCGCCCTCGCCTCGATCACGCTCGGCGTCATCGTCGGCGGACTGACGTACTGGCTTCGCTGGTGGTACCCGGGCTACGTCGCCTCGCGTCGCGCACGGGCGATCGAAGCGTCCCTCCCGTCGACCGTGGCGTTTTGTTTCGCCCTCTCGCGCAGCGGAATGGAGTTCACAGAGGTGATCCGCATCGTCGCCCGCAACGGCGACGCCTACGGCCAGGCGGCCGCCGAGTTCGACGTCGCAGTCAGGAACATGGACGCCTTCGGCGCGGACGTCACCGCCTCGTTGCAGCTGATGGGTCGGCGCACCGCGAGCCCCCAGTTCCGCGAGTTCACGGAGAACCTGGTCAGCGTCCTCCAGAGCGGGCACAGCCTCTCGTCCTTTCTCGAACGGCAGTACCACGAGTTCCAGGAGGAAGCCGAATCACAGCAAGAGAGCATCCTGAGTCTCCTCGCGACGCTGGCGGAAGCCTACGTCACGGTGCTGGTCGCTGGCCCGCTCTTTCTCATCACGATCCTCGTCGTGATCGGCTTCTCGGTGGGCGATACGGCCGACTCACTCCGCGCGCTCATCTACGTCGTTCTGCCGTTCGGCAACCTCGCGTTTGTGGTCTACCTGAGCACCGTGACGGATTCGATCAATCCCGGCTCGTCGACGGAGCCGTCGGTCGACGGTCCAGCCAGTGCCGGCCGTTCGTCGGGATCCGGGATGACGGACGGTGGGACCGTCGCGACGGCCGAGGACACTCTCGACGAGGGCGTCCACGGCGAATCCGTCGAACCGACGGCGATTGGCCCCGACCGATCGCCGATCCGACACCGGCTGTCGCTCTATCGTCGGATCCGGCGATTCAGGACGTGGCTCGTGAGCCCCCTTCGGACGCTCGTCGAACGCCCGGATCGACTGCTCTGGATCACGATTCCGATCGCCGCGCTCGTCGTTGCTTCCCAGGTGCCCCGTGGGCTGGCGGCGGGCGTCACCGCGATCGAGGACGTGGCCGTGCTGGCCGCCCTGTTCGTGATGGGGACGTACGCGATCGTCTACGAGCGCCACCGGTACCGAATCGACGCGATCGAGCGGTCCGTACCGGACCTGCTGGATCGACTCTCAAGCGTGAACGAAGCCGGAATGTCGGTGATCGCCTCGATACGACGGGTTCGACAGTCAGACCTCGGCGTCCTGGACGACGAACTCGATCGCCTGTGGGCGGACGTCCGCTGGGGCGCCGATCTCCAGACGGCGCTCTGGCGCTTCGAGCGCCGTGTGCGGACGCGTGCCGTCTCGCGAATGGTGACGTTGCTGACCGAGGCGATGAACGCGAGCGGCGACCTCGCGACGGTGTTGCGCATCGCCTCGCGACAGGCACAAGCGGACCTTCGGCTCGACCGCGAGCGCAAGCAGGTGATGACCGAGTACATGGTCGTCGTCTACGTCTCGTTTCTCGTGTTCGTGTTCATCATCGCCGTCCTCTCCGCGTACCTCCTCCCGAGCCTTCCCACGGAGTCCGTGTCGTCGGCGACGGGCCAGCAGGTGGACGGGCCGCTCTCCGCGCTCGGGAGCACGGACACCGACGTCTACATGACGCTCTTCTACCACGCGACGGTAATCCAGGGCGCCACGTCCGGGTTCGTCGCCGGTCAACTCGCCTCGGGAGACCTCCGATCTGGGGCGAAGCACGCCACGGTGATGACGCTCGTCGGCTTCGTGCTCTTTACGCTCTTCCTCTGA